AGTGGGCGATGGAGGATTCGAACCTCCGACCTTCACGTTGTCAACGTGATGCTCTCACCAACGCTGAGCTAATCGCCCACTTATTTATTATAACTAAAAAAATTTTAAACTTCAAGAAGTTTACTAATCCTTGATTTTATTCTTGCTCCCTTGTTTTCGTGTATAACACCTCTTTTTACAGCCTTATCAACTATACTCTGTAACTCCTTAAACAGAAGTTTCTTTTCCTCTGTATTGCTTGCCTTTCTTATTTTTTTAATTACATTTTTAATCTTTAACTTGTATATC
The genomic region above belongs to Candidatus Hydrothermales bacterium and contains:
- the rpsT gene encoding 30S ribosomal protein S20; its protein translation is MARKKSLSVLKRERQNEKRRIRNRIYKLKIKNVIKKIRKASNTEEKKLLFKELQSIVDKAVKRGVIHENKGARIKSRISKLLEV